TGTGTCGAATATGTTTAGGCTAAAGTTAAAACTAATTATGCCTAAACAACTATTCCAAAGTTCAATACCTCTTTTTACAAATGTGCAGTCACATTTCACACTACTCCCAACCTTGGGTTTTTCATAAAATATCATTTgtatttctcatttaaaatataaaataaaatactgtataCATAAACCTTTTATATACTGTAAAAGGTCCTCCACGGAGTATAAGACTGTTTTCTCAGTGTAGTAGTGAGCGCAGTACAGCCGCGTACTGGCGCTGTTTCACAGTGTAATTGTTcacagactccaaacgccgatTAAACTTCAGAGAAATTGAGCAATAAAGTCAATTCTTCGTCACGAGTTAATTAAAAAGTATTAATATGAAGAGGTGTTTTATGTCTTCGACGAACGGACTTTTGTAAACAATGCATGAAAGACAGAAACAACTCGGTCCATTAGGACAAATTTAACTCTGAGTTAAACCTGTAAGGGTGTAGTTCCAAATTCGTGACACAACCGCGTTTTCACCACACACGTTTATTATAGCTCAGGAATAATTCTGGCAATATTATAATTGGTGAAAATTAATTATTCACTAATGACAAACAATTTTATAAAGGTGAAGCTTAGGGTTTTCATAATGTTGGACGGCATTCGTACCGGAAGTGGTGCCTGCGAGGTCTAACTCAGGGGATTTGTCGAAAATCACGGTAGGCGGTTACCAAGGAGACGTTTAGCCGTTAGTTTAGCTAGCCGCTAAGCTAGCCGTTAACATCGGAGAGACAAAACAGGACTTTCCGTGCCACATTTTCTTGTCAAAGTGAACCAGTGTGGCATGGCAGAGCTGCACATTATAGGGCAGATCATTGGTGCAAGTGGTTTCCCGGAAAAGACTTTGTTTTGCAAATGGGGAATTCATACGGGAGAAGCATGGCGGCTTTTATCCGGGCTGAAGGAGGGTCAGACCCAGGTGGATAGCCCCCAAATCGGAGACATAGCGTACTGGAGCCACCCGATCGATCTGCACTACGCGACCAAAGGGCTGCAAGGCTGGCCGAAGATTCACCTAGAGGTGTGGCATCAAGATTCTTTCGGACGGTGCCAACTCTATGGTTATGGTTTCTGCCACGTCCCTTCTAGTCCGGGACATCACCGAATAAGCTGTGCGACCTGGAGGCCCGTGGGCTCCTGGCAAGAACGGCTGGCGCAAATGTTCGTCGGCGGAGGTCCCCAGCTCCTCAGCCCTGACCTGATCTACAGCGGGGCGGACAGATACAGACTGCACACCGAAGCCATGGGGACTGTGGAGCTGGAGCTGGGCATCATCACGAGACACTTTGACAAATATGGTGTCGAGTGTTGAGATTTTGAAAtggcagaaagacagaaagtagAAACAGTTATAGATCATATTTGAGTCACTTGCTTTTAGTAGAATTctgtactatttttttttctaaactgcactttttttttttttacaaacatctatatgtaaataaagaaaatattctcTTACTGAAGTTGGTTTCTTgctgatttgtattttttaatagaAAACTGACTCTTATTAGCGATATTCCCTGTAATCATGCCTCATTTAATGCTGTTTTCTTAAATGCatctttatattatattatgtaaacccacatttactttttatttgggATTTTAAGTTGTACGACTAACAGGATCGTTACTTGAATTAAGTTAAATGTCATTAATAACCTGCTACAAATTAGGAGTGGGGGCAAATACTGATACTGAAATCTATCATTTTGGTTCCACGTGTGATCCATTCACTGGCAGCAAATATTGTTTATCAAAAGATGTAGGAGTTCCCTGCTAGTCTGGCACACTTCACTACTTTTTAAGAAAATTATAAAGTGAGTTATCTTACTTCATATTAACAATAACAACCTCACAAGGAAAGAACGGGAAAGACTTTTAAAGAGTATATTTTTTCCCTTCAGTTACCAGATACTGTGGTGTATGGTGCATGACTGTATTGCACAGAATATATATTGTCATAGTGTCTTATGAGTTACTCTTGGAGTTCATCAAAGAGAGGTTTTGACCAACCTTTCTTGAAAATGAGGTTTAGTTTATGCAAACTTAAAATaagcttgttttcttctttgtttggcACTGGTTacaagcatctctgaatgcacaacttGTTGAGCCTTG
This DNA window, taken from Astatotilapia calliptera chromosome 5, fAstCal1.2, whole genome shotgun sequence, encodes the following:
- the b9d2 gene encoding B9 domain-containing protein 2 yields the protein MAELHIIGQIIGASGFPEKTLFCKWGIHTGEAWRLLSGLKEGQTQVDSPQIGDIAYWSHPIDLHYATKGLQGWPKIHLEVWHQDSFGRCQLYGYGFCHVPSSPGHHRISCATWRPVGSWQERLAQMFVGGGPQLLSPDLIYSGADRYRLHTEAMGTVELELGIITRHFDKYGVEC